The Streptomyces sp. CC0208 genome window below encodes:
- a CDS encoding helix-turn-helix transcriptional regulator, translating to MNRAELADFLRRGRARLNPSDVGLAPGARRRTPGLRREEVAQLAGMSVDYYTRLEQSRGPRPSRQMLTALARALRLTDVEQDHLFHLVGEEPPRRETGSAHVRPGLLLILDRLHDTPAQVVNDCGEVLAQNAMARAMVGDVMARPPRDRNLVRRFFLDPAARTLFPEEDLADHARTQVATLRAVTAARPDDPEPTALVAELRAASEEFARLWDEHEVSQRDRATKRFVHPVVGLLELDCEVMVSHEHHHLLVVHTARPGTEAYERLQLLRVVGLQDLTPQEATP from the coding sequence GTGAACCGAGCCGAACTCGCCGACTTCCTGCGCCGCGGCCGCGCCCGGCTGAACCCGTCCGACGTGGGTCTGGCGCCGGGCGCCCGGCGCCGCACGCCCGGGCTGCGCCGCGAGGAGGTGGCCCAGCTGGCGGGCATGTCCGTGGACTACTACACGCGCCTGGAGCAGTCCCGGGGCCCGCGTCCGTCCCGTCAGATGCTGACGGCGCTGGCGCGGGCGCTGCGCCTGACCGACGTGGAGCAGGACCATCTGTTCCACCTGGTGGGCGAGGAGCCACCGCGCCGCGAGACGGGGTCGGCGCATGTCCGGCCGGGGCTGCTGCTGATCCTGGACCGGCTGCACGACACCCCGGCGCAGGTGGTGAACGACTGCGGCGAGGTGCTGGCGCAGAACGCGATGGCCAGGGCCATGGTGGGGGACGTGATGGCCCGCCCGCCCCGCGACCGCAACCTGGTCCGCCGCTTCTTCCTGGACCCGGCCGCGCGCACGCTGTTCCCCGAGGAGGACCTCGCGGACCACGCGCGCACCCAGGTGGCCACCCTGCGCGCGGTGACCGCGGCCCGCCCCGACGACCCGGAACCGACCGCGCTGGTCGCCGAACTCCGGGCGGCCAGCGAGGAGTTCGCCCGCCTGTGGGACGAGCACGAGGTGTCCCAGCGCGACCGGGCGACGAAACGCTTCGTGCACCCCGTGGTGGGGCTGCTGGAACTCGACTGCGAGGTCATGGTCAGCCACGAACACCACCACCTCCTGGTCGTCCACACGGCCCGCCCGGGGACGGAGGCGTACGAACGCCTGCAGCTGCTGAGGGTGGTGGGGCTGCAGGACCTGACCCCGCAGGAGGCGACCCCGTAA
- a CDS encoding P-II family nitrogen regulator produces the protein MKLITAIVKPYRLDEVKTALQEIGVHGLTATEASGYGRQRGHTEVYRGAEYRVDLVPKVRIEVVVDDADADMVIDTIVKAARTGKIGDGKVWALPVETVVRVRTGERGPDAL, from the coding sequence ATGAAGCTCATCACCGCGATCGTCAAGCCGTACCGCCTCGACGAGGTCAAGACCGCGCTCCAGGAGATCGGCGTCCACGGTCTGACCGCGACCGAGGCCAGCGGGTACGGCCGCCAGCGCGGACACACCGAGGTGTACCGCGGCGCCGAGTACCGGGTCGACCTGGTCCCCAAGGTGCGCATCGAGGTCGTCGTGGACGACGCCGACGCGGACATGGTCATCGACACCATCGTCAAGGCCGCCCGGACCGGCAAGATCGGCGACGGCAAGGTATGGGCACTGCCGGTGGAGACGGTCGTACGGGTCCGGACGGGCGAGCGGGGCCCGGACGCCCTCTAG
- a CDS encoding M4 family metallopeptidase, which translates to MTTNGGFEPVFCTVVPPHVLDKLARNDDPALSGPARRTLMRDSELRGRRRVTTEFGLAAAPTAKAPSDQPLRTIYDAGHQSDLPGTKVRAEGSEPGQDATANRAYAGLGATFDLYLNAYTRHSIDGDGLPLDATVHFDENYNNAFWNGEQMVFGDGDGEIFLDFTIPIDVIGHELTHGVTQYTANLTYYGQSGALNESMSDVFGSLIKQYTLGQTAAEADWLIGAGLLAPSVSGKALRSMKEPGSAYDDDVLGKDPQPATMDDYVRTGRDNGGVHINSGIPNHAFYLVATALGGHAWEKAGQIWYDVLTGGELSDRALFTDFAKLTVAAAKARYNEGDELQAVSKAWEQVGVRIL; encoded by the coding sequence ATGACGACCAACGGGGGCTTCGAGCCCGTCTTCTGCACCGTCGTTCCGCCACACGTCCTCGACAAACTGGCCCGCAACGACGACCCCGCACTCTCCGGTCCCGCCCGGCGCACCCTGATGCGCGACAGCGAGCTGCGCGGCCGCCGCCGCGTGACGACCGAGTTCGGCCTCGCGGCCGCGCCGACGGCGAAGGCACCGTCCGACCAGCCGCTGCGCACGATCTACGACGCCGGTCACCAGAGCGACCTGCCGGGCACGAAGGTCCGCGCCGAGGGCTCCGAGCCCGGCCAGGACGCCACCGCCAACCGCGCCTACGCCGGTCTCGGCGCCACCTTCGACCTCTACCTGAACGCCTACACCCGCCACTCGATCGACGGCGACGGCCTCCCGCTCGACGCGACCGTCCACTTCGACGAGAACTACAACAACGCCTTCTGGAACGGCGAGCAGATGGTGTTCGGCGACGGCGACGGCGAGATCTTCCTCGACTTCACCATCCCGATCGACGTCATCGGCCACGAACTCACCCACGGCGTCACGCAGTACACGGCGAACCTCACGTACTACGGCCAGTCCGGCGCCCTCAACGAGTCGATGTCCGATGTCTTCGGCTCGCTCATCAAGCAGTACACACTCGGCCAGACCGCCGCCGAGGCCGACTGGCTGATCGGCGCGGGCCTGCTCGCGCCCAGCGTCTCCGGCAAGGCACTGCGCTCGATGAAGGAGCCGGGCAGCGCCTACGACGACGACGTGCTCGGCAAGGACCCGCAGCCGGCGACGATGGACGACTACGTCCGCACCGGCCGCGACAACGGCGGCGTGCACATCAACTCCGGCATCCCCAACCACGCGTTCTACCTGGTCGCGACCGCCCTCGGCGGCCACGCCTGGGAGAAGGCGGGCCAGATCTGGTACGACGTCCTGACCGGCGGCGAGCTCTCGGACCGGGCCCTGTTCACCGACTTCGCGAAGCTCACGGTCGCGGCGGCGAAGGCCCGCTACAACGAGGGCGACGAACTCCAGGCCGTCTCCAAGGCCTGGGAGCAGGTCGGGGTGCGGATCCTGTGA
- a CDS encoding MFS transporter gives MSAALTEPVDRVGKGWTTSLSLANVAIWVGWYGPLQILLARQAEDFAPGTGMSKETLLAWATGVGAVVSLAANPFFGALSDRTTARWGRRSPWIVAGAAGGALSLLVLAGAGGLWLMTLGWCLVQLTLNAAFAAVTAAVPDRVPRLQRGAVGGWIGAAQILGAVVGTGLATAAGGIAAGYAACAVFTLAGVLPYVLRHRDLRLAATDQPAWSWRSFARGFWLSPRRYPDFAWAWVTRFLINLSNALVLLYLLYYLRDRLHYDDPERGVLILTAVDSVALLATVVVGGVWSDRVGRRKPFVRWSGVLMAVATALLALWQTWPSAIIVAALLGVGLGVFMSVDFALMTDVLPTALDRGKDLGIINVANSLPQVAAPALAAPIVTHLGGYRVLYGVAAAVGLAGAVLVGRIRGVD, from the coding sequence GTGAGCGCGGCTCTCACGGAGCCGGTCGACCGGGTCGGCAAGGGCTGGACCACCTCCCTCTCCCTCGCCAACGTGGCGATCTGGGTGGGCTGGTACGGCCCGTTGCAGATCCTGCTGGCCCGGCAGGCGGAGGACTTCGCGCCCGGCACCGGCATGTCCAAGGAGACGCTGCTGGCCTGGGCGACCGGGGTGGGCGCGGTGGTGTCACTGGCGGCGAACCCGTTCTTCGGCGCGCTGTCGGACCGCACCACGGCCCGCTGGGGCCGCCGCAGCCCGTGGATCGTGGCCGGTGCGGCGGGCGGCGCGCTGTCGCTGCTGGTGCTCGCCGGGGCGGGCGGCCTGTGGCTCATGACGCTCGGCTGGTGTCTGGTCCAGCTGACCCTGAACGCGGCCTTCGCGGCGGTCACGGCGGCCGTGCCGGACCGGGTGCCACGGCTCCAGCGGGGCGCGGTCGGCGGCTGGATCGGCGCGGCGCAGATCCTCGGCGCGGTCGTCGGCACAGGGCTGGCGACCGCGGCGGGCGGCATCGCGGCGGGCTATGCGGCCTGCGCGGTGTTCACACTGGCGGGGGTGCTGCCGTACGTGCTGCGCCACCGGGACCTCAGGCTGGCGGCCACGGACCAACCGGCGTGGTCCTGGCGGTCGTTCGCGCGCGGCTTCTGGCTGAGCCCGCGCCGCTACCCCGACTTCGCCTGGGCCTGGGTGACCCGCTTCCTGATCAACCTCAGCAACGCGCTGGTGTTGCTGTACCTCCTCTACTACCTGCGGGACCGCCTGCACTACGACGACCCCGAGCGGGGCGTGCTGATCCTGACCGCGGTGGACAGCGTTGCGCTGCTGGCCACGGTGGTGGTGGGCGGTGTCTGGTCCGACCGCGTGGGCCGCCGCAAGCCGTTCGTCCGCTGGTCCGGGGTCCTCATGGCGGTGGCGACGGCCCTGCTCGCGCTGTGGCAGACCTGGCCGAGCGCGATCATTGTGGCGGCGCTGCTGGGGGTGGGCCTCGGCGTCTTCATGTCGGTCGACTTCGCCCTGATGACGGACGTCCTGCCGACGGCCCTGGACCGGGGAAAGGACCTGGGCATCATCAACGTGGCGAACTCCCTGCCCCAGGTGGCGGCCCCCGCGTTGGCGGCACCGATCGTGACGCACCTCGGGGGGTACCGGGTGCTGTACGGGGTCGCGGCGGCGGTGGGTTTGGCGGGAGCGGTGCTGGTCGGCCGCATAAGGGGCGTCGACTAG
- the era gene encoding GTPase Era, whose translation MGRMSVRSQSSEPSASSEAPHRAGFACFVGRPNAGKSTLTNALVGHKVAITANQPQTTRHTVRGIVHREDAQLILVDTPGLHKPRTLLGERLNDVVRTTWAEVDVIGFCLPANEKLGPGDRFIAKELAGIKKSPKVAIITKTDLVDSKTLAEQLIAVDQLGKELGIEWAEIVPVSATANKQVDLLADLLIPMLPEGPALYPEGDLTDEPEQVMIAELIREAALEGVRDELPHSIAVVVEEMIPREDRPADKPLLDIHAFVYIERPSQKGIIIGPKGKRLKEVGIKSRKQIEALLGTPVFLDLHVKVAKDWQRDPRQLRKLGF comes from the coding sequence ATGGGGCGCATGAGCGTTCGCAGTCAGTCATCCGAGCCGTCGGCATCGTCGGAGGCCCCCCACCGCGCCGGCTTCGCCTGCTTCGTGGGCCGCCCCAACGCGGGCAAGTCCACCCTTACGAACGCTCTGGTCGGCCACAAGGTGGCGATCACCGCCAACCAGCCGCAGACGACGCGGCACACGGTGCGCGGGATCGTGCACCGGGAGGACGCCCAGCTGATCCTGGTCGACACCCCCGGGCTGCACAAGCCGCGCACACTGCTGGGTGAGCGGCTGAACGACGTCGTACGCACCACGTGGGCCGAGGTCGACGTGATCGGCTTCTGTCTGCCGGCGAACGAGAAGCTGGGTCCCGGGGACCGCTTCATCGCGAAGGAACTCGCGGGGATCAAGAAGTCCCCGAAGGTCGCGATCATCACGAAGACGGACCTCGTCGACTCCAAGACGCTCGCCGAGCAGCTGATCGCCGTCGACCAGCTCGGCAAGGAGCTGGGCATCGAGTGGGCGGAGATCGTCCCGGTGTCGGCGACCGCGAACAAGCAGGTCGACCTGCTGGCGGACCTGCTGATCCCGATGCTTCCCGAGGGCCCGGCGCTGTACCCCGAGGGCGACCTCACGGACGAGCCCGAACAGGTCATGATCGCCGAGCTGATCCGCGAGGCCGCGCTGGAGGGCGTCCGCGACGAGCTCCCGCACTCCATCGCGGTGGTCGTCGAGGAGATGATCCCCCGTGAGGACCGCCCCGCCGACAAGCCCCTCCTCGACATCCACGCCTTCGTCTACATCGAGCGCCCCAGCCAGAAGGGCATCATCATCGGCCCCAAGGGCAAGCGCCTGAAGGAGGTCGGCATCAAGAGCCGCAAGCAGATCGAGGCGCTCCTGGGCACACCGGTCTTCCTCGACCTTCACGTGAAGGTGGCGAAGGACTGGCAGCGGGATCCCCGGCAGTTGCGGAAGCTGGGGTTCTAG
- a CDS encoding NAD(P)-dependent oxidoreductase, with the protein MLTLVTGTTGQVGRRFVPRLLAQSRPGEQVRVLVRDASRGEPFAELGAEVVVGDLRDTEGLGKAVAGADAVVNVAAAFRGVPDEEAWAVNRDAAVELGRAAVASGVRRFVQVSTGLVYGEGRGRPVTEEDESRPGGSMWGAYPASKAEAERELFALDGLDVRVGRLPFVYGEGDPHLAQSLMWAKNWASTQRLHMGHHADVAQGLLRILHAPGGSGRVYNIADDAPVTAVELYQLNGVEIPGELYERVDPDPWLVIMSTERIRRELGYRPAYPSVYAARAAGAL; encoded by the coding sequence ATGCTGACGTTGGTGACAGGTACGACAGGACAGGTCGGCCGGCGCTTCGTGCCGAGGCTGCTGGCACAGTCCCGGCCGGGGGAGCAGGTGCGGGTTCTGGTACGGGACGCCTCGCGCGGCGAACCCTTCGCGGAACTCGGCGCCGAGGTCGTCGTAGGGGATCTGCGGGACACCGAGGGGCTGGGCAAGGCCGTCGCCGGAGCCGACGCGGTCGTGAACGTGGCCGCGGCCTTCCGGGGCGTGCCGGACGAGGAGGCGTGGGCGGTCAACCGGGACGCGGCCGTGGAGCTGGGCCGTGCCGCGGTGGCCTCCGGCGTCCGGCGGTTCGTGCAGGTCAGCACCGGTCTGGTGTACGGCGAGGGGCGGGGGCGCCCGGTGACGGAGGAGGACGAGAGCCGGCCCGGCGGTTCCATGTGGGGTGCCTATCCCGCATCCAAGGCGGAGGCGGAGCGGGAGCTGTTCGCGCTGGACGGGCTCGATGTGCGGGTCGGGCGGCTTCCCTTCGTCTACGGCGAGGGGGACCCGCATCTCGCCCAGTCCCTGATGTGGGCGAAGAACTGGGCGTCGACCCAGCGGCTGCACATGGGGCACCATGCGGATGTCGCCCAGGGGTTGCTGCGGATCCTGCATGCGCCGGGGGGCTCGGGGCGGGTGTACAACATCGCCGACGACGCCCCTGTGACGGCGGTGGAGTTGTATCAGCTCAACGGGGTCGAGATTCCGGGTGAGTTGTACGAGCGGGTTGATCCCGATCCATGGCTGGTGATCATGTCCACGGAGCGGATTCGGCGGGAGCTGGGGTATCGGCCGGCGTATCCGTCGGTTTATGCGGCGAGGGCGGCCGGAGCGTTGTGA
- a CDS encoding helix-turn-helix domain-containing protein, giving the protein MSRRARVSPAEAGLPDGGARRRTPGLRREEVAVLAGVGASWYQWLEQGRDISVSPQVLDSVGRVLRLSNAERRHLYVLAGLNPPAPEPAADHGCEGLRRLIDAWMPYPAHIMDAYYNCVMYNDAAGWVLGMRPENTQNCLVDFFTDPLYRSRSHSWEQNARTVVAQFRAAASARPEDEGFQDVLARVRSVSTEFTELWERRDIEDAGVIRKELDHPLVGLLCVESTAMRVPARPDLTVVLHTPLDEARTAAKLEWLASPEGRRGAMYPVAG; this is encoded by the coding sequence ATGAGCCGGCGGGCCCGGGTCTCGCCCGCCGAGGCAGGACTGCCGGACGGCGGGGCGCGGCGGCGGACGCCGGGGCTGCGGCGCGAGGAGGTCGCCGTGCTGGCCGGGGTGGGCGCCTCCTGGTACCAGTGGCTGGAGCAGGGGCGGGACATCTCGGTGTCCCCGCAGGTCCTCGACTCCGTCGGGCGGGTGCTGCGGCTCAGCAACGCCGAGCGACGGCATCTGTACGTCCTCGCCGGGCTGAACCCGCCCGCGCCGGAACCGGCGGCCGACCACGGCTGCGAGGGGCTGCGGCGGCTGATCGACGCGTGGATGCCGTATCCGGCGCACATCATGGACGCGTACTACAACTGCGTGATGTACAACGACGCCGCCGGCTGGGTGCTCGGCATGCGGCCGGAGAACACCCAGAACTGCCTCGTCGACTTCTTCACCGACCCGCTGTACCGGTCGCGATCGCACAGCTGGGAACAGAACGCGCGTACCGTCGTCGCCCAGTTCCGGGCGGCCGCCTCGGCGCGGCCCGAGGACGAGGGGTTCCAGGACGTGCTGGCCCGGGTGCGGTCGGTGAGTACCGAGTTCACCGAGCTGTGGGAGCGGCGGGACATCGAGGACGCCGGCGTGATCCGCAAGGAGCTCGACCATCCGCTGGTCGGCCTGCTGTGCGTGGAGTCCACGGCGATGCGGGTACCGGCCCGCCCCGACCTGACGGTCGTCCTGCACACCCCGCTGGACGAGGCCCGCACCGCGGCCAAGCTGGAGTGGCTGGCCTCACCGGAGGGGCGGCGCGGGGCGATGTATCCGGTGGCGGGGTGA
- a CDS encoding protealysin inhibitor emfourin yields MRIQVRRTGGFAGIERHKEVDTSGRPDAHEWQALAEKAVAAGRGTPPIGVPDGFAYEITVDGRTVYAADPRLTEEQRKLISKVLKEGA; encoded by the coding sequence ATGCGTATTCAGGTACGGCGCACGGGCGGGTTCGCGGGCATCGAGCGGCACAAGGAGGTCGACACCTCCGGGCGGCCCGATGCCCACGAATGGCAGGCCCTGGCCGAGAAGGCGGTCGCCGCCGGCCGGGGCACCCCGCCGATCGGGGTTCCGGACGGCTTCGCCTACGAGATCACCGTGGACGGCAGGACGGTCTACGCCGCCGATCCCCGGCTGACGGAGGAGCAGCGGAAACTGATCTCGAAGGTACTCAAAGAGGGTGCGTAA
- a CDS encoding GH1 family beta-glucosidase → MATEEHAIPRFPAGFLWGVSTSAHQIEGAADERERSVWDTFTAEPGRVKDGSTAAVACDHYHRYREDVSLLAGLGVDAYRFSVSWPRVRSEGGLDFYDRLVDELVGAGVRPVPTLFHWDLPESLQEEGGWLNRDTASRFAEYVSLVADRLGDRVTKWITLNEPAEHTMFGHALGAHAPGKQLMFDALPAAHHQLLGHGLAVQALRAAGATDIGIANSHGPTWPASQEQPDVEAADFYDLLLNRLFAEPVLLGEYPSGLGELMPGDVAADLKVISEPLDFYGVNYYAPTRVGAPQGADIEFGGLTIPAELPFSVQEIEGVPVTDFGWPVVPEGLTELLTGMRERYGDRLPPVVITENGCSYEGMDDQNRIAYLDGHVRALHKAVEAGVDVRGYFVWSLMDNFEWAEGYARRFGLVHVDFETLARTPKASYAWYRDLLRAQR, encoded by the coding sequence ATGGCGACTGAAGAGCATGCGATCCCTCGTTTCCCGGCCGGCTTCCTGTGGGGCGTCTCGACCTCGGCCCATCAGATCGAGGGCGCGGCGGACGAGCGCGAGCGGTCCGTGTGGGACACCTTCACGGCCGAACCGGGCCGGGTGAAGGACGGCTCCACGGCAGCGGTGGCCTGCGACCACTACCACCGCTACCGCGAGGACGTGTCCCTGCTGGCCGGCCTGGGGGTGGACGCGTACCGCTTCTCGGTCTCCTGGCCGCGGGTGCGCTCCGAGGGCGGCCTCGACTTCTACGACCGTCTCGTGGACGAACTGGTCGGGGCGGGCGTCCGTCCGGTCCCGACGCTCTTCCACTGGGACCTGCCGGAGTCCCTTCAGGAGGAGGGCGGCTGGCTGAACCGGGACACCGCCTCCCGCTTCGCCGAGTACGTGTCCCTGGTGGCCGACCGTCTCGGCGACCGTGTCACGAAATGGATCACCCTCAACGAGCCTGCCGAACACACCATGTTCGGCCACGCGCTCGGCGCCCACGCCCCGGGCAAGCAGCTGATGTTCGACGCGCTGCCCGCCGCCCACCACCAGCTCCTGGGCCACGGCCTGGCCGTGCAGGCGCTGCGCGCGGCCGGCGCCACGGACATCGGCATCGCAAACTCGCACGGCCCGACCTGGCCGGCCTCCCAGGAGCAACCGGACGTGGAGGCGGCGGACTTCTACGACCTGCTGCTGAACCGGCTGTTCGCGGAGCCTGTGCTGCTGGGCGAATACCCTTCCGGTCTGGGCGAGTTGATGCCGGGCGATGTCGCCGCCGACCTCAAGGTCATCAGCGAGCCGCTCGACTTCTACGGCGTCAACTACTACGCCCCGACCCGCGTGGGCGCCCCGCAGGGTGCGGACATCGAGTTCGGCGGACTGACGATCCCGGCCGAACTCCCCTTCTCCGTCCAGGAGATCGAGGGCGTACCGGTGACGGACTTCGGCTGGCCGGTGGTCCCGGAGGGCCTGACGGAGCTGCTCACCGGTATGCGCGAGCGCTACGGCGACCGCCTCCCGCCGGTCGTCATCACCGAGAACGGCTGCTCCTACGAGGGCATGGACGACCAGAACCGGATCGCCTACCTGGACGGCCACGTCCGGGCCCTGCACAAGGCGGTCGAGGCGGGCGTGGACGTGCGCGGGTACTTCGTGTGGTCGCTGATGGACAACTTCGAGTGGGCGGAGGGGTACGCGCGGCGGTTCGGCCTTGTCCACGTGGACTTCGAGACCCTCGCCAGGACCCCGAAGGCGTCGTACGCCTGGTACCGGGACCTGCTCCGGGCCCAGAGGTGA
- a CDS encoding DUF916 domain-containing protein: protein MRKLYVLLLSLSLSLFLATAATPAHAADNGSWSVYPAASRIAARPYFYLSADPGQTIDDKVVVSNRTGRPLTFRLYAADAYNTARDGGFAVRTVAEKQRGVGAWARPAKTRVTVPAHGRVTVPFTLSVPEGAEPGDHPGALVALDERIDKGDGTVALGVQRAVAARVYLRVGGPTVPAITVEDVRVSHHQPLVPGLGDSGATISYTLRNTGNVTLNPKVELRATGLFGRTLLARDLVKIPGELLPGQRVRLSEPWRGAPQLDWGAVKLTASAKDTRESASAGFFALPWLAAVVLFAAGGVGGGLWVRWRLLRRRGWSRSSPRP from the coding sequence ATGCGCAAGCTGTACGTCCTTCTCCTGAGCCTGAGCCTGAGCCTGTTCCTGGCCACGGCCGCCACGCCCGCGCACGCCGCCGACAACGGCAGCTGGTCCGTGTATCCCGCCGCCTCCCGGATCGCCGCGCGGCCCTACTTCTACCTCTCCGCCGACCCCGGGCAGACCATCGACGACAAGGTGGTCGTCAGCAACAGGACCGGTCGGCCCCTGACCTTCCGGCTCTACGCCGCCGACGCCTACAACACCGCCCGCGACGGCGGTTTCGCCGTGCGCACGGTCGCGGAGAAGCAGCGCGGGGTGGGGGCCTGGGCGAGACCCGCGAAGACCCGGGTGACCGTCCCCGCGCACGGCAGGGTCACCGTGCCGTTCACGCTGTCGGTGCCCGAGGGTGCCGAACCGGGCGACCACCCCGGCGCGTTGGTGGCGCTGGACGAGCGGATCGACAAGGGCGACGGGACGGTGGCGCTCGGCGTGCAGCGGGCCGTCGCCGCGCGGGTCTATCTGCGCGTGGGCGGACCGACCGTGCCCGCGATCACCGTCGAGGACGTCCGCGTCAGCCATCACCAGCCGCTGGTGCCGGGGTTGGGGGACAGCGGAGCGACGATCTCGTACACCCTGCGCAACACCGGCAACGTGACGTTGAACCCGAAGGTGGAGTTGAGGGCGACGGGGTTGTTCGGGCGGACGTTGCTGGCGCGGGACCTCGTGAAGATTCCCGGTGAGTTGCTGCCCGGGCAACGGGTACGGCTGAGCGAGCCGTGGCGCGGGGCGCCGCAACTCGACTGGGGAGCCGTCAAGTTGACGGCGAGTGCGAAGGACACTCGGGAGTCGGCGAGTGCGGGGTTCTTCGCCTTGCCGTGGTTGGCCGCAGTGGTGCTGTTCGCTGCGGGGGGCGTGGGAGGGGGGTTGTGGGTTCGATGGCGTCTGCTGCGCCGTCGTGGCTGGTCGCGCAGTTCCCCGCGCCCCTAA
- a CDS encoding cytidine deaminase yields the protein MTDNSALDPEDRKIVTLARSARARNGVPEGAAVRDETGRTYVAGTVELASLKLSALQTAVAMAVASGAKSLEAAAVVTEAESASEQDRAAVRDLGGPQTPVLVAGVDGTVRATVTAG from the coding sequence ATGACCGACAACAGTGCGCTTGACCCCGAGGACCGCAAGATCGTCACGCTGGCCCGTTCGGCGCGGGCCCGTAACGGAGTGCCCGAGGGGGCGGCCGTGCGGGACGAGACCGGGCGGACGTATGTGGCCGGGACCGTCGAGCTGGCGTCACTGAAGCTGAGCGCGTTGCAGACCGCGGTGGCCATGGCCGTGGCGTCCGGGGCGAAGTCCCTGGAGGCGGCGGCCGTGGTGACGGAGGCGGAATCGGCCTCCGAGCAGGACCGGGCCGCCGTCCGGGATCTGGGCGGCCCGCAGACTCCGGTGCTGGTGGCGGGGGTCGACGGCACCGTGCGCGCCACCGTGACCGCCGGCTGA
- a CDS encoding ammonium transporter: MSLAAQGIDTGDTAWLLAATALVLLMTPGLALFYAGMVRTKSVLNMLMMSFVSIALVTVVWLAAGYSLAFGEDIGGGLIGGLKHAGMSGLGPDSVHGTVPTLLFATFQLTFAIITAALISGAIADRAKFGAWLVFVPVWALLVYVPVAHWVWGPGGWVLDKLGALDFAGGLPVEITSGASGLALALVLGPRLGFKKDAMRPHNLPMVVLGAGLLWFGWFGFNAGSALGANGLAAAAFLNTLAAGCTGLLGWLFVEQKRDGHPTTLGAASGSVAGLVAITPSCGSVSLLGALFVGVAAGVVCSYAVGWKFRLNYDDSLDVVGVHLVGGVIGTLLIGVFAVKEMTGGTEGLLYGGGLAQLGKQLVAVVAVGAYAFLVTYGIGKLIDKALGFRADEEHEHTGLDLTVHAETAYDHGVLGHGAPVSASSVPSAQKVKTQA; encoded by the coding sequence ATGTCCCTCGCCGCCCAAGGCATCGACACCGGTGACACCGCCTGGCTGCTCGCCGCCACCGCCCTGGTCCTGCTGATGACCCCGGGGCTCGCCCTCTTCTACGCCGGCATGGTCCGCACGAAGAGCGTCCTCAACATGCTGATGATGAGCTTCGTGTCGATCGCCCTGGTCACGGTGGTGTGGCTGGCCGCCGGCTACTCCCTGGCCTTCGGCGAGGACATCGGCGGCGGACTCATCGGCGGCCTGAAGCACGCGGGCATGTCCGGCCTCGGCCCCGACAGCGTCCACGGCACCGTCCCCACCCTCCTCTTCGCCACCTTCCAGCTCACTTTCGCCATCATCACGGCCGCGCTGATCAGCGGCGCGATCGCGGACCGGGCGAAGTTCGGGGCGTGGCTGGTGTTCGTCCCGGTCTGGGCGCTGCTCGTATACGTTCCCGTCGCCCACTGGGTGTGGGGCCCGGGCGGCTGGGTCCTGGACAAGCTCGGCGCACTCGACTTCGCGGGTGGTCTGCCGGTCGAGATCACCTCCGGCGCCTCCGGTCTCGCCCTCGCGCTGGTCCTCGGTCCGCGTCTGGGCTTCAAGAAGGACGCCATGCGCCCGCACAACCTCCCGATGGTCGTCCTGGGCGCGGGCCTGCTCTGGTTCGGCTGGTTCGGCTTCAACGCGGGCTCCGCCCTCGGTGCCAACGGCCTCGCCGCCGCCGCCTTCCTCAACACCCTCGCCGCCGGCTGCACCGGCCTGCTCGGCTGGCTCTTCGTCGAGCAGAAGCGCGACGGCCATCCGACCACGCTCGGCGCCGCGTCCGGCTCGGTCGCGGGTTTGGTCGCGATCACCCCGTCCTGCGGCTCGGTCTCCCTCCTCGGCGCGCTGTTCGTCGGCGTCGCCGCCGGTGTCGTCTGCTCGTACGCGGTGGGCTGGAAGTTCAGGCTGAACTACGACGACTCGCTGGACGTCGTCGGCGTCCACCTGGTCGGCGGAGTCATCGGCACGCTCCTGATCGGCGTGTTCGCCGTGAAGGAGATGACCGGCGGCACGGAGGGGCTGCTGTACGGCGGCGGACTCGCCCAGCTCGGCAAGCAGCTGGTGGCCGTGGTCGCCGTGGGGGCGTACGCCTTCCTGGTGACGTACGGCATCGGGAAGCTGATCGACAAGGCGCTGGGCTTCCGGGCCGACGAGGAGCACGAGCACACCGGCCTGGACCTTACGGTGCACGCCGAGACCGCATACGATCACGGCGTCCTGGGCCACGGTGCCCCGGTCAGCGCGTCCTCCGTCCCCTCCGCCCAGAAGGTCAAGACCCAGGCATGA